One region of Cerasicoccus sp. TK19100 genomic DNA includes:
- a CDS encoding translation initiation factor, producing MSKKQRISTDGGNGLDANPFGALSGEGLPDAPKKPAPAPKPTPAPAKVKKRGRVDLQRQKGGRGGKVVTIISGEGMNTTGPQELDAMLKHFKTRLGCGGKVQGKTVELQGDVRDAVEPELAQRGYRVVRVGG from the coding sequence TTTCCACCGACGGCGGCAACGGCCTGGACGCCAACCCATTTGGCGCACTGAGCGGTGAAGGCCTGCCCGATGCCCCGAAGAAACCAGCCCCCGCGCCCAAGCCCACCCCCGCTCCGGCCAAAGTCAAGAAACGTGGCCGCGTGGACCTGCAACGCCAGAAAGGCGGGCGTGGCGGAAAAGTGGTTACCATTATTTCCGGCGAAGGCATGAACACCACCGGCCCGCAGGAGCTCGATGCGATGCTTAAACACTTTAAGACGCGCCTGGGCTGCGGCGGCAAAGTCCAGGGCAAGACCGTGGAGCTACAGGGCGACGTCCGCGATGCCGTCGAGCCCGAGCTCGCCCAGCGCGGCTATCGCGTCGTCCGCGTCGGCGGCTGA